In the genome of Taurinivorans muris, one region contains:
- a CDS encoding type II secretion system protein N, whose protein sequence is MKIFQTKTFLFCICFLSAWFAASITMDLREAPIRFSGIKQNAAVQNTGGSPKQYQKILQANLFRGLVYSPNQQQALHSQTARKHTSDGSIPVSSLPLILTGTIILNDSSENKAIIANGKEQKLYTVNQTVSDWKIVEINREEVIIAQNAKKEKLVLRKENTVIQADFTYPLSKDELTDFFSDIPSVLQHVQILPYNKNNIQGLQIISINPGTYFDKFRLLPQDVLLQADDTAIRSYNDIARLAEVIRNDTFTITLLRNNKKLVIQYSLT, encoded by the coding sequence GCATTTGTTTTCTTTCCGCCTGGTTTGCCGCCTCCATCACCATGGACCTGCGGGAGGCGCCCATTCGTTTTTCCGGCATAAAACAAAATGCGGCGGTGCAAAATACGGGCGGTTCCCCTAAACAATATCAAAAAATTTTACAAGCCAACCTCTTCCGCGGGCTTGTTTACTCTCCAAATCAGCAGCAGGCGCTTCACAGCCAAACAGCAAGGAAACATACGAGCGACGGTTCCATTCCCGTTAGTTCACTGCCATTAATTCTGACCGGCACGATAATTTTAAACGACAGCTCGGAAAACAAGGCGATTATCGCTAACGGAAAAGAACAGAAACTGTATACCGTGAACCAAACCGTCAGCGATTGGAAAATTGTGGAAATCAACCGCGAAGAAGTCATCATCGCCCAAAACGCCAAAAAGGAAAAACTCGTCCTCAGAAAAGAAAATACGGTAATACAGGCGGACTTCACCTATCCGCTTTCCAAAGACGAATTGACGGACTTTTTCAGCGATATTCCAAGCGTGCTCCAGCACGTTCAAATTCTCCCGTACAATAAAAACAATATCCAGGGATTGCAGATAATCAGCATAAATCCGGGCACGTATTTCGACAAGTTCCGCCTCCTGCCGCAAGACGTCCTGCTGCAAGCCGATGATACGGCGATACGCTCATACAACGACATCGCCCGGCTGGCGGAGGTGATCCGGAACGATACATTCACCATAACCCTTTTAAGAAACAACAAAAAACTCGTGATACAATATTCTCTCACATAG